A single Saccharolobus shibatae B12 DNA region contains:
- a CDS encoding succinate dehydrogenase/fumarate reductase iron-sulfur subunit: MAQSQEEEVILKVKRFNPERGFWWAEYKLKVDKFTQFTEALRRIKSEQDPTLSYRASCHMAVCGSCGMKINGEPRLACKTLVLDVAKKYNNNVIIIEPMDYFKPIKDLIVDWDEFYERMFKVKPRLYQAKEVLEGKAEHRLKPEDQRELWKFAQCIWCGLCVSACPAVVIDQQFLGPAAHAKGYRFLADPRDTITEERMKILIDSSWRCTYCYQCFNVCPRDIEPVTAIKKTRSFTKLYKDKSEVAEIGERHIEAIHESISKTGKLQEAEVYVKAYGVLQSLIDLVYMSGAGKLKYMLVQSKPVQNIKEIKKILGGE; the protein is encoded by the coding sequence ATGGCTCAGTCTCAAGAGGAAGAAGTTATATTAAAGGTAAAAAGATTCAATCCCGAAAGGGGATTCTGGTGGGCAGAATATAAGCTGAAGGTTGATAAGTTTACACAATTCACTGAGGCTCTTAGGAGAATAAAGAGTGAGCAAGATCCTACACTATCGTACAGAGCATCATGTCATATGGCAGTATGCGGAAGTTGTGGAATGAAAATTAATGGTGAACCTAGACTCGCCTGTAAAACGTTAGTTTTAGATGTTGCAAAGAAATACAATAATAATGTAATAATAATTGAGCCAATGGATTACTTTAAACCAATTAAAGACCTGATAGTTGACTGGGACGAGTTTTACGAGAGGATGTTTAAGGTAAAACCAAGACTATATCAAGCTAAGGAGGTATTAGAGGGAAAAGCTGAACATAGGCTTAAACCTGAAGATCAAAGAGAGTTGTGGAAATTCGCTCAATGCATATGGTGTGGATTATGTGTCTCAGCTTGTCCGGCAGTTGTAATAGATCAGCAATTCTTGGGTCCAGCAGCTCACGCTAAGGGTTATAGATTCTTAGCAGATCCAAGGGATACGATAACTGAAGAAAGAATGAAAATACTAATTGATAGTTCATGGCGTTGTACTTATTGCTATCAATGCTTTAATGTGTGTCCAAGAGATATAGAGCCAGTGACTGCAATAAAGAAGACTAGAAGCTTTACTAAATTGTACAAAGACAAGTCAGAAGTAGCTGAAATAGGAGAAAGACACATTGAGGCTATTCATGAGTCAATAAGTAAAACTGGAAAGCTTCAAGAAGCCGAGGTGTATGTAAAAGCATATGGAGTATTACAGTCTCTTATCGATCTGGTATATATGTCTGGGGCAGGAAAACTTAAATATATGCTTGTACAAAGTAAACCAGTTCAGAATATAAAGGAAATTAAAAAGATTCTAGGAGGTGAATAA
- a CDS encoding CoB--CoM heterodisulfide reductase iron-sulfur subunit B family protein, which translates to MKIAYYPGCAAHGLSKDVDIATRKVAEVLGVELVEVPDWNCCGGGFYDEYNEVGHVALNLRNLSQVEKMGLQKMVTPCSVCLHSHRLATYKYKEDKDIKKKVEKRLEGTSVKYDGKADAEHIVWVLIRDVGLENIKKHVKKPLTGLRVGTYYGCQMLRPEQIMGFEKAYSPTSLSELVAVTGATPVPFPTMTSCCGFPLIGSNPKGALKLAFNVLNGAKQSGADLVIHPCSLCHLQLDSLQLKVKAEFNVNWTMPAIYVTQLLGLSFGFSPEEIGIGKLAIEVLRSKGVI; encoded by the coding sequence ATGAAAATAGCTTATTATCCTGGATGTGCAGCTCATGGTCTTTCTAAAGATGTAGATATAGCCACAAGAAAAGTGGCAGAAGTGTTGGGAGTAGAGTTAGTTGAAGTACCCGATTGGAACTGTTGTGGTGGAGGATTTTATGATGAATATAATGAAGTTGGTCATGTAGCTCTAAATTTAAGGAACTTATCACAAGTTGAAAAGATGGGATTACAAAAGATGGTTACACCTTGCAGCGTGTGTCTTCATAGTCATAGATTAGCTACATACAAGTACAAGGAAGACAAAGATATTAAAAAGAAAGTCGAAAAAAGGTTAGAGGGAACTTCAGTTAAATATGATGGAAAGGCTGACGCGGAACACATAGTCTGGGTTCTAATAAGAGATGTTGGATTAGAGAATATTAAAAAACACGTTAAGAAACCTTTAACTGGGCTTAGAGTAGGTACATATTACGGATGTCAAATGTTAAGACCAGAGCAGATTATGGGATTTGAGAAGGCATATAGCCCAACTAGTTTATCAGAATTGGTTGCAGTCACTGGGGCTACACCAGTTCCTTTTCCAACGATGACTTCATGTTGTGGATTTCCTCTAATTGGAAGCAATCCTAAAGGTGCTTTAAAGTTAGCATTCAATGTTCTTAATGGTGCTAAACAATCTGGAGCCGATTTAGTCATACATCCATGTAGCCTATGTCATCTTCAGCTGGACTCTCTACAACTAAAGGTCAAAGCAGAGTTCAACGTAAATTGGACCATGCCAGCAATATATGTGACACAACTATTAGGTTTATCATTTGGTTTTAGCCCAGAGGAAATAGGAATAGGGAAACTCGCTATTGAGGTATTACGAAGCAAGGGAGTGATATGA
- a CDS encoding succinate dehydrogenase → MNEEIKKIIQDIGGKPEEWIRVSERPGKEPFAKELNYSLSDYFWGKVHVRNEGEIYVLVISKDVFNWKDRIKELKLSGEVVDAAGGLMWLQEFDIQGLKRDFEFLKTFIENIRKQKQQKTS, encoded by the coding sequence ATGAATGAAGAAATTAAAAAAATAATACAAGATATTGGTGGGAAACCGGAGGAGTGGATTAGGGTTTCTGAAAGGCCTGGAAAGGAACCATTTGCGAAGGAACTCAATTATAGTCTTAGTGATTATTTCTGGGGTAAGGTGCATGTTAGGAACGAAGGAGAGATTTACGTTCTAGTAATCTCAAAGGATGTATTCAACTGGAAAGACAGAATAAAGGAGCTGAAACTTAGTGGTGAGGTTGTGGATGCAGCTGGCGGTTTAATGTGGCTTCAAGAGTTCGATATCCAAGGATTAAAAAGAGATTTCGAGTTCTTAAAGACTTTCATAGAAAATATAAGAAAGCAGAAACAACAGAAAACTTCATAA
- a CDS encoding vWA domain-containing protein — MTEEEGVLRGIDYKDPLVKYRGERISYTLKKLLGRDVQLNETFLVDTYYVHYLPLPITKGKSEIEKNQEIAYSLVNSTLSSDVVLKNREYSIVNSAVSLALTVSYVQNLIEELERIKKTSQSMEEREAAEEILNGLMKGSSSKEGKEQKNTNQQSMEKVLRQAHEKAMSKAIEDANSVRNMQKIVGGNGAGTGSVLTFEGEIHEVLRLARNTEIKKILEFLSGIPKLGSITKRRTTRFSKGELYGYEEGSDIERIVYSELALPDILFYLKLAEGQLLLYQKQIKETLGPIYLLLDKSGSMDGEKILWAKAVALALYSRAKRENRDFYLRFFDNIPYPLIKVQKNAKSKDIIKMIEYIGKIRGGGGTDISRSIISACEDIKEGHVKGVSEIILLTDGEDKIAETTVRRSLKEANSQLISVMIRGDNADLRRVSDEYLITYKLDHEDLLKVVES, encoded by the coding sequence ATGACTGAAGAGGAAGGTGTATTAAGAGGAATAGATTATAAGGATCCTCTGGTCAAATATAGAGGAGAGAGAATCTCCTATACTTTGAAAAAATTACTAGGAAGAGATGTCCAATTAAACGAAACATTTTTAGTTGATACTTATTATGTTCACTATTTACCATTACCAATAACTAAAGGAAAGAGTGAAATAGAAAAGAACCAAGAAATAGCGTATTCGTTAGTGAATTCCACTCTATCTTCTGACGTGGTTCTAAAGAATAGGGAATACTCAATTGTGAACTCTGCCGTAAGCTTAGCTTTAACCGTAAGTTACGTCCAAAATCTGATTGAGGAGTTGGAAAGAATAAAGAAAACCTCCCAATCTATGGAGGAGAGGGAAGCGGCTGAAGAAATACTAAACGGTCTAATGAAAGGTAGCTCTTCAAAAGAAGGGAAAGAACAAAAGAACACGAATCAACAGTCCATGGAAAAAGTCCTTAGACAAGCTCATGAAAAGGCAATGTCTAAAGCTATAGAGGATGCCAATTCAGTGAGGAATATGCAAAAGATTGTAGGAGGAAACGGAGCAGGTACTGGGAGCGTTTTGACATTTGAAGGAGAAATTCATGAAGTGCTAAGGCTTGCTAGGAATACTGAAATTAAGAAGATCTTAGAGTTTCTAAGTGGGATTCCAAAATTAGGTAGTATTACCAAGAGAAGAACAACTAGGTTCTCAAAAGGTGAGCTTTACGGATATGAAGAGGGAAGTGATATTGAGAGGATTGTCTATTCCGAATTAGCCTTACCAGATATACTCTTTTACCTAAAACTAGCTGAAGGTCAGTTGCTATTATATCAAAAACAGATTAAAGAAACGTTAGGACCTATATATCTGTTACTTGATAAATCGGGAAGTATGGATGGGGAGAAAATACTATGGGCCAAGGCTGTTGCATTAGCATTGTATAGTAGAGCTAAGAGGGAAAATAGAGATTTCTACCTCAGATTCTTCGACAATATTCCATATCCTTTGATAAAAGTTCAGAAGAATGCAAAGAGCAAAGATATCATAAAGATGATAGAGTACATAGGAAAAATAAGAGGAGGAGGAGGCACAGATATAAGTAGATCAATAATATCCGCCTGTGAAGATATTAAGGAAGGTCACGTTAAGGGGGTCAGTGAAATAATATTATTAACAGATGGAGAAGATAAGATTGCAGAAACGACAGTGAGAAGATCGTTAAAAGAGGCTAACTCTCAATTAATAAGTGTCATGATTAGGGGAGATAACGCAGATCTTAGACGAGTGTCTGATGAGTACTTGATAACTTACAAGTTAGACCATGAAGATCTATTGAAAGTTGTGGAAAGTTAA
- a CDS encoding AAA family ATPase — MSEKTLLELPKKFMESLMAPFIGREEEAKVITLALLSKEHVILIGEPGTAKSALARRAAELLNAKFFMYLLTKYTEPAELFGALDINALKEGQYKRITKDRLPESQIAFLDEIFNANSAILNALLSLLNERVIYDGYNVIKVPLRTLISASNRVPDEPELEALYDRLLLRHYARPVGEELWKQLLDATWEIEFTNRWAVKEPIMNIEHLDKLYSYLSQVDLSGVKNKLLKLYAMLEEKGIHLSDRRKGKVLKVVSAHAILNSRLKATEEDLIVLKYIAPREIDDFEKVAALLSEELKTPIKYMKELNEIYNNIKEAAKYVEAANESDPRLIELIRSLRATRDRIVALGKESGDEKVEEFSKEVLSEIDKLIEKVARKLGIYP, encoded by the coding sequence TTGAGTGAAAAGACATTACTTGAGTTACCCAAGAAATTCATGGAATCATTAATGGCACCATTTATAGGAAGAGAAGAAGAGGCAAAGGTAATTACGTTAGCCTTACTTAGTAAAGAGCATGTAATACTAATAGGTGAGCCAGGTACTGCGAAGTCAGCACTAGCGAGAAGAGCTGCAGAGTTATTGAATGCCAAATTCTTCATGTACTTATTAACGAAATATACGGAGCCTGCAGAACTATTTGGAGCACTTGATATAAATGCCTTAAAAGAAGGACAGTATAAGAGAATTACAAAAGATCGATTACCGGAGAGCCAAATAGCATTCCTAGATGAGATATTTAATGCGAACTCTGCAATACTCAACGCTTTATTATCGTTGTTGAATGAAAGAGTAATCTATGATGGCTACAATGTAATAAAGGTACCTCTAAGGACGCTAATATCAGCAAGTAATAGGGTACCAGATGAACCAGAATTGGAGGCACTTTACGATAGGCTACTCTTGAGACATTATGCTAGACCAGTGGGAGAGGAATTGTGGAAACAGCTTTTGGACGCTACATGGGAAATAGAATTTACTAATAGATGGGCAGTTAAAGAACCTATAATGAACATAGAGCATCTAGATAAACTATACTCATATTTATCCCAGGTTGATTTGTCTGGAGTCAAAAACAAATTATTAAAACTATATGCAATGCTAGAGGAAAAGGGAATCCACTTATCAGATAGAAGAAAGGGTAAAGTTCTAAAAGTGGTTTCTGCACATGCGATATTAAATAGTAGACTGAAGGCTACTGAAGAAGATCTAATAGTGTTAAAATATATAGCTCCGAGGGAAATAGATGACTTTGAAAAAGTAGCTGCATTACTATCTGAAGAGTTAAAGACACCAATCAAATACATGAAGGAATTGAACGAAATTTATAATAACATTAAGGAAGCAGCAAAATACGTTGAAGCGGCAAACGAGTCTGATCCTAGACTGATTGAATTGATTAGAAGTTTAAGGGCAACTAGGGATAGGATAGTAGCTTTAGGCAAAGAAAGCGGTGACGAGAAGGTCGAAGAGTTTTCCAAAGAGGTTTTAAGTGAAATAGACAAATTAATAGAAAAAGTGGCTAGAAAATTAGGGATTTATCCATGA
- the ssb gene encoding single-stranded DNA binding protein gives MEEKVGNLKPNMESVDVTVRVLEASEARQIQTKNGVRTISEAIVGDETGRVKLTLWGKHAGSIKEGQVVKIENAWTTAFKGQVQLNAGSKTKIAEASEDGFPDSSQIPENTPTAPQQMRGGGRGFRGGGRRYGRRGGRRQENEEGEEE, from the coding sequence ATGGAAGAAAAAGTAGGTAATCTAAAACCAAATATGGAAAGCGTAGATGTAACCGTAAGAGTTTTGGAAGCAAGTGAAGCAAGACAAATACAGACAAAGAATGGTGTTAGGACTATAAGCGAAGCTATTGTTGGAGACGAAACAGGGAGAGTAAAGTTAACATTATGGGGAAAACACGCTGGTAGTATAAAAGAAGGCCAAGTAGTAAAAATAGAAAATGCATGGACTACCGCTTTTAAGGGCCAAGTGCAGTTAAATGCTGGAAGTAAGACTAAGATAGCTGAAGCCTCAGAAGATGGATTTCCAGATTCTTCTCAAATACCAGAGAACACACCGACTGCACCTCAGCAAATGCGTGGAGGAGGCAGAGGATTCCGCGGTGGTGGAAGAAGATATGGAAGAAGAGGCGGAAGAAGGCAAGAAAACGAAGAAGGTGAAGAAGAGTGA
- a CDS encoding PqqD family protein has translation MNFEDVKDKKPKKIGELIDRSEESDNYIVKVAEDKVYELAPIAYYIWAMCDGNRSVDEIVNELSKEANLDISQVRDPVVMVLDELEKASLITF, from the coding sequence GTGAATTTTGAAGATGTAAAAGATAAAAAACCAAAGAAGATAGGAGAATTAATTGATAGAAGCGAAGAGAGTGATAATTATATAGTAAAAGTAGCTGAAGATAAAGTATACGAGCTTGCTCCCATAGCTTATTATATTTGGGCTATGTGTGATGGTAATAGAAGCGTGGATGAGATAGTTAACGAATTAAGTAAAGAAGCGAATTTAGATATATCGCAAGTTCGTGATCCCGTAGTAATGGTATTAGACGAGTTAGAAAAAGCGTCTCTCATAACTTTTTAA
- a CDS encoding molybdopterin molybdotransferase MoeA, which translates to MRVFVKDESLHSIEEAIKVYLSSLNFTPKIVEVGVKDSFGYVSAEDLTSPIDYPPFSRSNVDGYALKSSCTPGELKVIDRIGIGEFKEIHVNECVAVEVDTGAMIPMGADAVIKVEDVKVINGDLIKIDRKMTFGQNIGWIGSDIPKNSIILRKGEVISHEKIGLLASLGVSSVKVYEKLKIYLIATGDELVEPGNSLPQGKIYESNLHYLYSKLKEHYKIVGLSLLRDDIESIKSEIKRAVSVADILILTGGTSAGEKDFVHRAIRELGSIIVHGIKIKPGKPTILGIVNNKPVIGLPGNIVSSMVVFDTVISEILKNLYPSRKEIIGLGKIKARLALGVTADKYRDTLIPVYLFRSIDNFYYALPVKFDSYMVGTFSLTEGYIMLKPNEEIEEGKEVEVNVKKYDDSISIIGEEDKKVLNLDTKNVLLGSLPASKAIEYKFGDIAVISSLYTRSIENYDKVFCRQILVNGEGDEIGYDDWVGMSKIVKNPVVKLKSPSTIYSLLGKARVYAPEGYIVGNKVAEECLYMVGISERGKRYLNTMKV; encoded by the coding sequence ATGAGAGTGTTTGTTAAGGATGAATCATTACATTCAATAGAAGAAGCAATAAAAGTCTATTTATCGTCATTAAATTTCACTCCTAAAATTGTGGAAGTAGGAGTAAAGGACTCTTTTGGCTATGTGTCTGCAGAAGATCTTACGTCGCCTATTGATTATCCTCCATTTTCAAGATCAAACGTAGATGGTTATGCCTTAAAATCTTCATGCACTCCCGGAGAACTAAAGGTAATAGACAGAATAGGAATTGGAGAATTTAAAGAAATTCACGTAAATGAGTGTGTAGCAGTTGAAGTAGATACTGGTGCAATGATACCAATGGGCGCAGATGCTGTAATAAAAGTTGAAGATGTTAAAGTAATCAATGGTGATCTCATAAAAATAGACAGAAAGATGACCTTTGGCCAAAATATTGGCTGGATAGGAAGCGATATTCCTAAAAACTCAATAATATTGAGAAAAGGTGAAGTAATTTCCCATGAAAAGATTGGCTTGCTAGCTTCATTAGGGGTAAGTAGTGTAAAGGTTTATGAGAAGTTAAAGATATATTTAATTGCAACGGGGGATGAGCTAGTTGAGCCCGGTAACTCCTTGCCACAAGGTAAAATTTACGAGTCTAATCTACACTACTTATATTCTAAGCTCAAAGAGCACTACAAAATAGTAGGTCTTTCATTACTTAGAGATGATATAGAGAGTATCAAGAGTGAGATAAAGAGAGCTGTTTCAGTTGCTGATATTCTGATACTGACTGGTGGTACTAGTGCAGGAGAAAAAGATTTCGTCCATAGAGCTATAAGAGAGTTAGGTAGTATAATAGTTCACGGTATAAAGATCAAGCCTGGAAAGCCTACTATTTTAGGAATCGTTAATAATAAGCCTGTAATTGGACTACCAGGGAATATAGTATCTTCAATGGTTGTATTTGATACGGTCATTTCGGAAATTCTGAAAAATCTTTATCCTTCTCGTAAAGAAATAATTGGATTAGGTAAAATTAAAGCTAGATTAGCATTGGGGGTTACAGCTGATAAATATAGAGATACTCTGATCCCAGTTTATTTATTTAGGAGTATCGATAATTTCTATTACGCTCTTCCAGTAAAGTTCGATAGCTATATGGTAGGTACTTTTTCCTTAACTGAGGGCTATATAATGCTTAAGCCTAACGAAGAAATTGAAGAAGGTAAGGAAGTTGAGGTCAATGTGAAGAAGTATGATGATTCCATATCTATTATCGGAGAGGAGGATAAGAAAGTCCTTAATTTAGATACAAAAAATGTTTTGCTGGGTTCCTTACCCGCTAGTAAAGCTATTGAATATAAATTTGGAGATATAGCAGTTATTAGTTCACTATATACTAGATCCATAGAGAATTATGATAAAGTGTTCTGTAGACAAATTCTAGTTAATGGTGAGGGAGATGAAATAGGTTATGACGATTGGGTTGGGATGTCCAAAATTGTTAAGAACCCGGTAGTGAAGTTAAAATCACCTTCAACAATTTACTCGTTGTTAGGGAAGGCTAGGGTTTATGCTCCAGAAGGTTATATAGTGGGTAATAAGGTAGCTGAGGAATGTCTATACATGGTAGGAATTAGCGAGAGGGGTAAGAGGTATCTAAATACAATGAAAGTATGA
- the taw21 gene encoding tRNA 4-demethylwyosine(37)-methyltransferase Taw21, whose product MIKRLQNQQDIWKRIEIVGDIVIIGIPFNKRPEDLIEIANEILTTFPYVKSVWGRYRDVSGTYRLSTYIHLAGEKRSEAIYKEHKCKYFLDFTKVFFSEKLSYEHLRVARQVKRGEIIINMFSGFGPFSILSAVLGKPKVIYSMDANPYAYYYMMVNVELNKSYEVLPMYGDAFKRIYDLEDADRIIAPLPELADKAYEVALQKVKKGGVIHLYTEVEANRGEDPVRIAMNKYNGSYFGRIVRSVNPHKYHVAVDIKVN is encoded by the coding sequence TTGATAAAAAGGTTGCAAAACCAGCAAGATATATGGAAAAGGATTGAAATAGTAGGAGATATAGTAATTATTGGGATCCCTTTCAACAAAAGACCAGAAGATCTTATAGAGATAGCAAATGAGATACTTACAACTTTTCCCTATGTTAAATCTGTGTGGGGAAGATATAGAGATGTCTCTGGCACATATAGATTATCAACGTATATACATTTGGCAGGGGAAAAAAGAAGTGAGGCCATATATAAGGAGCATAAATGTAAATACTTTCTTGATTTTACTAAGGTATTCTTTTCTGAGAAGCTATCATATGAACATCTGAGAGTAGCAAGACAAGTTAAGAGAGGTGAGATTATCATAAACATGTTCTCTGGTTTTGGACCATTTTCAATTCTCTCCGCAGTTCTTGGCAAACCAAAAGTAATTTACTCAATGGATGCAAATCCCTACGCATATTACTATATGATGGTAAACGTGGAATTAAATAAGTCTTACGAAGTGCTTCCAATGTATGGAGATGCTTTCAAAAGAATATACGATCTAGAAGATGCAGATAGGATAATTGCACCTCTGCCAGAACTAGCGGATAAGGCATATGAGGTAGCGTTGCAAAAAGTAAAGAAAGGTGGCGTAATTCATCTTTATACAGAAGTAGAGGCGAATAGAGGTGAGGATCCCGTGAGAATTGCGATGAATAAGTATAATGGATCTTATTTTGGTAGGATAGTGAGAAGCGTCAATCCACATAAGTATCATGTAGCAGTCGATATTAAGGTTAATTAA
- a CDS encoding amidohydrolase family protein: MKVLIKSDLVLGAPKPLRDVYIGIDEGQIKVISKEQPEEYDYAEYVIGGKNRVVAPGFVTTHSFLYLYPFRYRIFSGKANAFQLMSTLTPNDIYYFSLMGAYHLLKTGVTTVVTSGPNLDMIARAISEVGLRPVLAVGVDCPDSKEDWETEFTTLYNRWSNKNENRVILRLCSNEYSKEVFELSQQYNFPVLLERFVSLENINGKPINIIGLGGGARKDLDIIKQKGFHLASTPSYEVSQFPLSQYKPSISLDLSPTFDIRHEISTTITRLILTPEEALNAMTVWGQLQLKYNDRGVLENGKVADLVVFEVKEPPTFPLDYESPYESIVFNLSTPETVLVGGEAVLDGGVPLNIGIKHIEKAIERLEDIDKKVAKPARYMEKD, from the coding sequence ATGAAGGTTTTAATAAAAAGTGATTTAGTGTTAGGTGCACCTAAGCCTCTCAGAGATGTATACATAGGAATTGATGAAGGACAAATAAAGGTTATATCGAAAGAACAGCCAGAAGAGTATGACTATGCAGAATACGTGATCGGTGGGAAAAACAGGGTAGTGGCACCAGGGTTTGTAACTACGCATTCCTTTCTTTACCTATATCCATTTAGGTATAGGATATTTTCGGGTAAGGCAAACGCCTTTCAACTAATGTCAACACTTACACCTAATGACATTTATTACTTCTCCTTAATGGGTGCGTATCACTTATTGAAAACTGGAGTTACCACAGTAGTCACTTCAGGTCCTAATTTAGATATGATAGCTAGAGCGATTTCGGAAGTTGGACTAAGACCAGTACTAGCTGTGGGCGTGGATTGTCCAGATTCTAAAGAGGATTGGGAGACAGAGTTCACAACGTTATATAATAGATGGTCTAATAAGAACGAGAATAGGGTAATTTTACGTCTTTGTAGCAATGAGTATTCTAAAGAGGTGTTTGAACTCTCACAACAATATAACTTCCCTGTTCTTTTAGAGAGATTTGTAAGCTTGGAAAATATTAATGGTAAACCAATTAACATAATAGGATTAGGTGGAGGGGCTAGGAAGGATCTAGATATTATAAAACAGAAGGGATTTCACTTAGCGTCAACTCCATCCTATGAGGTTTCACAATTTCCATTAAGCCAATATAAACCATCAATATCCTTAGATCTATCTCCTACTTTTGATATTAGACATGAAATCTCTACAACTATTACCAGGTTAATCTTAACGCCAGAAGAAGCGCTTAACGCCATGACAGTTTGGGGACAATTACAACTAAAATATAATGATAGGGGTGTTTTAGAGAACGGAAAAGTGGCTGATTTAGTTGTCTTTGAAGTTAAGGAGCCCCCAACTTTCCCCTTGGATTATGAAAGTCCCTACGAGTCCATAGTCTTTAATCTCTCTACTCCAGAGACAGTACTAGTGGGTGGAGAGGCAGTATTAGATGGTGGTGTCCCTTTAAATATTGGAATAAAACATATTGAGAAAGCCATAGAGAGGCTTGAAGACATTGATAAAAAGGTTGCAAAACCAGCAAGATATATGGAAAAGGATTGA
- a CDS encoding sugar isomerase gives MYADLIEREITQDYRVNVDLKLDNAYIVGAGDSFAVALTIESKTNGRFKALDPFEGLFYENLDRPLVIVSASGRPKSNILLARKFKGKTKLYVITANEESQLAKLADYLIPIPYKSSQPLPGTLSFLMSLSAIYSLAGEKEDDIKESDRSLNLTNNPFFIGYKEGYGIAYYAMLKFAEIFGYTTNSERFEQFCHSPIFMTENRQIILFRIGNEREIELINSVDYTDIQFTNCNGAFCNAITLIKSIVNKMRREKWDKIYFLENKKILNVSSKMIY, from the coding sequence ATGTACGCAGATTTAATTGAACGTGAGATAACACAAGATTACAGAGTAAATGTAGACTTAAAGTTAGATAATGCCTACATTGTAGGAGCCGGAGACTCTTTTGCAGTAGCTCTCACGATAGAGAGTAAAACCAATGGTAGGTTTAAGGCGTTAGATCCATTCGAGGGATTGTTTTATGAAAATCTAGATCGCCCTTTAGTCATAGTATCAGCTTCCGGAAGACCAAAATCAAATATACTACTTGCTAGGAAATTCAAAGGAAAAACAAAACTCTACGTAATAACAGCAAATGAGGAATCACAATTGGCAAAATTGGCTGATTATCTTATTCCTATTCCCTACAAATCAAGTCAACCCCTACCGGGTACATTATCGTTCTTAATGAGTTTAAGCGCGATATACTCACTTGCCGGAGAAAAGGAAGACGATATTAAGGAATCTGATAGGTCACTTAATTTGACAAATAATCCATTTTTCATAGGATATAAGGAAGGTTATGGTATTGCATATTACGCAATGCTTAAGTTCGCTGAAATTTTTGGTTATACCACAAACAGTGAAAGATTCGAGCAATTTTGTCATTCTCCAATTTTCATGACGGAAAACAGACAGATAATACTATTTAGAATCGGTAATGAGAGGGAGATTGAATTAATTAATAGTGTTGATTATACTGACATTCAATTTACTAATTGTAATGGAGCTTTCTGTAATGCGATTACACTAATAAAATCAATAGTAAATAAAATGAGGAGGGAAAAGTGGGATAAGATTTACTTTCTAGAGAACAAAAAAATATTAAACGTTAGCTCCAAGATGATATATTGA
- a CDS encoding DUF1404 family protein yields MDLVQIAKYIGFSLLIVSIVLYVFVDPVDRLLSYQGPILSGALLGWYVLISNTPRDKFIETEGEKIPIVSILIRKRVPLFMAIGSLLIIPWLMPQIYQIVLEIQWLFVLSFLSEFLGGFMIGYIIPSLKFTEKLLLFSLGFAGDTIYLLLLYLASGIFHVPSQLLLNSVIVLVYGIKFPEGVVFAVYIMKKIGGI; encoded by the coding sequence ATGGACTTAGTTCAAATTGCCAAGTATATAGGTTTTTCTTTACTTATAGTTTCAATTGTACTTTACGTTTTTGTAGATCCAGTGGACAGGTTACTCTCGTATCAAGGGCCAATACTCTCCGGCGCACTACTAGGGTGGTACGTATTAATTTCTAACACACCAAGAGATAAATTTATTGAAACTGAAGGAGAAAAAATACCTATTGTTTCAATATTGATAAGGAAAAGAGTGCCCTTATTCATGGCCATAGGTTCACTATTAATAATACCTTGGTTAATGCCTCAGATATATCAAATAGTATTGGAAATACAGTGGCTATTCGTACTGTCTTTTCTCAGTGAATTTCTAGGGGGTTTTATGATAGGTTATATAATACCATCACTAAAATTTACGGAAAAACTTCTCTTATTTAGTCTAGGCTTTGCGGGAGATACGATATACTTGTTATTACTATACTTAGCATCTGGCATATTCCACGTCCCATCGCAGTTACTGTTAAATTCGGTAATAGTACTAGTATATGGTATAAAGTTTCCTGAGGGCGTAGTATTTGCAGTCTACATTATGAAAAAGATAGGGGGAATTTAA